The following are encoded in a window of Trichocoleus sp. genomic DNA:
- a CDS encoding photosystem II D2 protein (photosystem q(a) protein), whose protein sequence is MTIAMGRAQAQRGWFDVLDDWLKRDRFVFVGWSGILLFPCAYLALGGWLTGTTFVTSWYTHGIASSYLEGCNFLTVAVSTPPNSLGHSLL, encoded by the coding sequence ATGACCATAGCAATGGGGCGAGCGCAAGCCCAACGAGGATGGTTCGACGTCCTCGATGACTGGCTCAAGCGCGACCGATTCGTCTTCGTCGGTTGGTCTGGTATTCTGCTGTTTCCTTGTGCTTACCTGGCACTGGGCGGCTGGCTGACTGGCACCACCTTCGTCACTTCCTGGTACACCCACGGCATCGCTTCTTCCTACCTGGAAGGCTGCAACTTCTTGACAGTGGCAGTCTCCACGCCACCGAACTCCCTGGGACACTCCTTGCTG